The Erythrobacter sp. HL-111 DNA segment GGCCTACAAGTACGCGATCGGCCAGCCCTTCATGCAGCCGGACAATTCGCTCAGCTACACCGGCAATTTTTTGCGCATGACCTTCGGCGTCCCGGCCGAGGAATACGAGGTGATCCCGGCGGTCGAACGCGCGATGGACCGGATCTTCATCCTCCACGCGGACCACGAACAGAACGCCTCGACCTCGACCGTGCGGCTCGCCGGTTCCTCGGGCGCGAACCCGTTTGCCTGCATCGCGGCGGGCATCGCCTGCCTGTGGGGCCCGGCGCATGGCGGCGCGAACGAGGCGGCGCTCAACATGCTCCGCGAAATCGGCACGCCGGACAAGATTCCGCACTACATCGAACGCGCCAAGGACAAGAACGACCCGTTCCGCCTGATGGGCTTCGGCCACCGCGTCTACAAGAACTACGACCCGCGCGCGACCGTCATGCAGAAGACCGTGCGCGAAGTGTTCGAGGCGCTGAACGTGCAGGACCCGGTGTTCGAAACCGCGCTCCGGCTCGAGGAAATCGCGCTCAGCGACGATTATTTCCGCGAGAAGAAACTGTTCCCGAACGTGGACTTCTATTCGGGCATCATCCTGTCGGCGATCGGTTTCCCGACCACGATGTTCACCGCGCTCTTCGCGCTTGCCCGCACGGTGGGCTGGGTCGCGCAGTGGAACGAGATGATCTCCGATCCCGCCCAGGTGATCGGCCGTCCGCGCCAGCTCTACACCGGGCCGACCGAGCGCGACTACGTGCCGCTGTCCGAGCGTTGACGGCGGAGCGAACCGGGACGATGGGGCGGCCCTTCCTCGTGCTTGCGGTGCAGGTGCTGGGGGCCGCCCTCGTCTTTTCGGGCCTGCTGTGGGCGCTCCAGGGGCTCGGCATCGTCATGTGGCCGCCGGGCAGTTTCATGCTCGCCCAGCGCGAATGGGCGCTTTACGGCGGGATCACGGCGGCGATCGGCGCGCTTCTCGTCTGGGCGGGCGGGCGCTTCCTGAAGCGTTAAGCCGTGCCTTCGTTGCCATGCGCGGGTAGGTCGAGCCGGAAGACCGCCCCGTCGCCTTCGCCCGCCGCCACCGTCAGGTCGCCCCCCATCGCCCGCGCAAGCCGGCGCGAGATGTAGAGGCCGAGGCCCGATCCCCCGTCATTGTCGCGGCCCAGGCGCTCGAACTTGTCGAAGATGCGCGCGGCCTGTTCGTCGCTTACGCCCGGCCCCTCGTCCGCGACGGTGACCGCGACGCGCCCGTCCGCCCCGGCGTGGGTCCGAACCGTCACCCGGCTTTCGGCGGGGGAATAGGCGATCGCGTTGCCGATGAGGTTGAGGAGGACCTGCAGCACCCGCCGGAACTCGGCCGTGGCGATCCGGCTTTCATGCTCGCCCGGCAGGTCGAGCGCGATGTCGCGCGCCTGCGCCCGGACGCCCAGGATGCCCCCCGCCCGGCGCGCCGCATCGGCAAGGTCGACCTTTTCGCGGGCGGTGGAAAAGCCGGGCGCCTCGACCACTTCGAGGTCGGCAAGGTCATCCAGCATCCCCGAAAGGTGCTGTCCGGCGGCGACGATGGTGCCGGCATATTCGGTGTATTCCTCGCGCAGCGGCCCGGCGAGGCGCGCGCGGATGGTCTCCGCATTGGCGATGATGCGCGCGATCGGCTGGCGCAGGACCGGGGTCAGCGCGCTCCCGATGAGCCGGCCGTGCCCGGACACGGCGGCCTCCTCCTCGCTGCCCTCCCCGCCATCGCCGAGCGGTTCCTGCGGCACCAGCAGCCATTCGAAACCGGCCGGCGCGGTGGTCACCGTCCCCAGAGGAAGCAGCCGCACGCGCCAGCGCCGCTCCGAGCCCGGCAGGCTGCAGTGCGCCCCGTCGAGCAGGCGCCAGTGCATCGGCTGGCGGTGGGCGATGTCCTGCAGGGTGACGTAGCTGGTCCACACCCGCCCCGGCTGGTCGGCAATGGCCTGTTCGAGCGCCTTCGCATCGGGCGCCCCGGCGCTGACGAGCTGGACCCGCTGGCGCGCATCGAGCCGTCCGCTCGCCTCGGCGCTGGCGCGGTCGATCGCGTCGAGCTGTTCGGCGAACTCGCCCCCGCCCGATCCCGCGAGCGGGCGCGGATGGCGCTGCCAGTTCTCGACGAGGAGCTCGCACCCGCCGCCCTCGCTTTCCTCGCGCGGATGAATGCGGACGAAGCCGGAGACGACCTCCTCGCCGTCATGGGCGCTGAATTCGCGG contains these protein-coding regions:
- a CDS encoding citrate synthase, with the protein product MADKHATLELGGETHEFPVLSGSTGPDVVDIRKLYGSTGRFTFDPGYKSTASCESALTYIDGNEGVLLHRGYPIGQLAEHSSFMEVAYLLLNGELPSGEELDDFTYTITRHTMLHEQLRQFYQGFRRDAHPMAIMCGVVGALSAFYHDSTDISDPEHRKISSHRLIAKMPTIAAMAYKYAIGQPFMQPDNSLSYTGNFLRMTFGVPAEEYEVIPAVERAMDRIFILHADHEQNASTSTVRLAGSSGANPFACIAAGIACLWGPAHGGANEAALNMLREIGTPDKIPHYIERAKDKNDPFRLMGFGHRVYKNYDPRATVMQKTVREVFEALNVQDPVFETALRLEEIALSDDYFREKKLFPNVDFYSGIILSAIGFPTTMFTALFALARTVGWVAQWNEMISDPAQVIGRPRQLYTGPTERDYVPLSER
- a CDS encoding sensor histidine kinase; translation: MIERGDTLLAARGLTDARDRLVIADEPLADLQAACGGNLPGMLAVPDLLDLVRQARAMGLRLAREFSAHDGEEVVSGFVRIHPREESEGGGCELLVENWQRHPRPLAGSGGGEFAEQLDAIDRASAEASGRLDARQRVQLVSAGAPDAKALEQAIADQPGRVWTSYVTLQDIAHRQPMHWRLLDGAHCSLPGSERRWRVRLLPLGTVTTAPAGFEWLLVPQEPLGDGGEGSEEEAAVSGHGRLIGSALTPVLRQPIARIIANAETIRARLAGPLREEYTEYAGTIVAAGQHLSGMLDDLADLEVVEAPGFSTAREKVDLADAARRAGGILGVRAQARDIALDLPGEHESRIATAEFRRVLQVLLNLIGNAIAYSPAESRVTVRTHAGADGRVAVTVADEGPGVSDEQAARIFDKFERLGRDNDGGSGLGLYISRRLARAMGGDLTVAAGEGDGAVFRLDLPAHGNEGTA